The sequence below is a genomic window from Lelliottia sp. JS-SCA-14.
ATGATTTATTACCTAGTGGAGTTTTCTTTATGACCACCCTATTTACCCCAGCCCACGATCTCCTCACCCTCCCTTTCAGCGCTGCGACGGATTTCACCGATCTCGCCGACTGCTGCGATCGCTTTGCCGAAACCCTGATGGAATGCCACGAACCCGTGGAGAAAATGGCGCTGTTAGGCCGCATCGGGGCCTGTCTGGCGCTGCTGCGCCCGACGCTCAGCGAACCGATCCCGGCGCACCTGATTGAACGTTTTACCGTCGATACGCTGCCTGAATCAGCCCCGTATTTTGAGCCGGATGCCGAAGCCCTGTGCGACTACTGCCAGTCGCTAACGCTGGTGCTGTGCGGACAATCGCTGTTGCCGGAAACCGAGAAGACGCTGAAAGCGCTGCTGTGTGAGCTGATGTGGATGTTTGCCGGCGATCTCAAAGCGCCCCGCTGGGCCAGAGAGCAGCTGCCGCACTAATGAAGACGCCCCGCCTGCGGGCCGGGGTAGTAGCTCTTTAATTTAAGTAGACATCAAAACCATAAATTTGTGGGTTTGATGTCTACTTAATATCGCATTATAGTTATGTGGACACCAAAGCCATAAAAAGAGGGTGTAAACGTCCACTTATGAACCGAGCCAGTGCACTAAAAAAACTCACCGAATGGGACAAACGAGGGCGCTACGTCTTTACGCTCGCCGATCTGAGCAAGATGTTTGCCGAAGACAGCCCGAAAACGCTCCAGGCAGGATTAAATCGTCTGGTGAAAGAAGGTATTTTGACTCGACCTGTGCGCGGCGTTTATCTGTTCAACCTTGCTCATAGTGGCGACAGTTACGCCATCGAACATATCGCCCGAGCGCTAAGACGGGGTGAGTATAACTATGTCAGTCTGGAGTCCGCTTTAAGCGAATATGGCGTCATTTCACAGATCCCCATCGACAGGCTCACTGTAATGACGACCGGTAGAAAAGGCACGTATCACACCCCCTTTGGTACCATTGAGTTTACCCATACCAAACGCTCTCAGCAGGATATTCTGGCGGGAATGGTGCAGGTCAATCGTCCGTTAAGGATCGCTACGCCTGAATGTGCTCTGCGGGATTTAAAACGAGTCGGTCGTAATGTTCATCTGGTTAACGAAAAGGCGTTATTAAATGACAAATAAAGCGAATTTTGTCCAACTCACCGAGCTTGCCATGCAGGGGACCGGGCGTGCCCATATGCGTCCGGTGATTGAGAAAGAGCTTCTGCATTACGATATCCTTTTCTGTCTTGATGCCAATGGGCTGCTGGATCAGCTGACTTTTCAGGGAGGGACTTCGCTGCGTCTCTGTTACGGCGCACCGCGTTTTAGTGAAGATTTAGATTTTTCCGGTGGTGTCGATTTCAACAGTAAACAGCTACAAGCGATGAAAACCTGTCTGGAGCGCTATATTGGCGATCGCTATGGTTTTGAGGTTTCGGTTAAAGAGCCCGCGGAACTCAAAGATGAGCCTGAATATGCAGGTCTGAACGTGGATAAATGGCAGGTTTCTATTACGACCGCGCCTGAACGCAGAGATCTGCCCAGACAACGAATCAAAATCGAAGTGGCGAATATTCCTTCTTATTCGCGAGAACCCAAAGCGTTGCTGGCAAACTATGAATTTCTGCCCGATGGATACTCCGACACGCTGGTATTAGCCGAATCGCTGGATGAAATAATGGCTGATAAGTTAGTTTCGCTGGTAAATACGCAACGTTATGTCCGCAACCGAGATATCTGGGATTTGCGTTGGCTGAAGCAACAAGGCGCCATCGTGCGTATGGACTGGATAAAAAACAAAGTCTCAGATTACTCCGTGGAGGATTATTCGGGAAAAGTCGCCACGATGCTCGCACGCTTACCCGATATTATAAAAGGCGATGCCTTCCGAAACGAAATGGCGCGTTTTATCCCGCAGGACGTGCAGGAGCGTACACTGCATAAAGAGAAATTTTTTATTTTCCTGACGGCTGAAATCACTGGATTGCTGCAACAAGTGCAACTGGGGTTTCACTGAGGAAAATGCCCGGCCTGGGCTTACTCGGTTTTTGTAGGCCCGTGCAAACGAAGTGCCGCCGGGCGATGTTGACTGGCGGCTCTAATTCCTCTTTAAGAAATCGCGTCCAGAGGTTTAAAGAATAAAGGGCGATAATCGACGACAGTGTTTTCAATATCGCTTTTATCCGGGATCTGAAAACCGGCGCACGGATAAAGCCCCAGCCAGCAATCCTTCATCATCAGGTGCCACCAGTTCACGTCCAGTACGGCATGTTGTGGGGCGTCTTCTTGCTCCAGCATGGCCAGGCTCTGGCGAAAATTCTCGCGCAGGGTCGCGAAGTAGTGGCGCTTCACCCGGTACGCGCAGGAACACCATGCCCGGTTTACCCGTATCAGATAATCAATGCTTTTCAGCGGTGTCACGAGCTGATAATTGGCCGCCAGCAGGGCGACGTCCCAGTTAATGGCGCCGAGTGTTTTTAGCCAGGCATTAAGTCTGGCAACGCTTTGCCCGTCGCGGATAAACTCAAAGTCATCTTCCAGAATCAGCACATCTTCCCAGCCTTCCGCTATTGCCATCTCCAGCACGGCAATATGCGATTTGACGCAACCCACCGCACCGGGCGTGGCTTTAATTCCCTCGAAACGGATCACTTTTTCTTTGGGGGCGTTCAGCTCGCGTAACTGTCGTCTCATATGGACATTACGGTCGCGGCGGTGGGTCAGATTGATGTACACAATCCGGGAAAAGGCGGCCCAGTGAATCGTTTCTTTCATGATCAGTGCCTGATAAATGCGCGTGCGATATCTGCGGGAATGGGCGCGCTTGCCCGCACTTCTACCCCGGTAAACAGATAGCGATGGAGATATTTTTTGAGCTGCTCGTGGCTAAAATTCTGATAAAACGCTCGCCCCAACACCTCTACCGGCTTGTGATACAGCTTCGCTTCCAGGCCGACGGTTGAGTTTATGGTGACCACTCGGGAAGAGGCTTTGATCAGATCGAGGGTGTTTTCCTGGGTAATTTTGAATTTGTAGCGTTGCTGCAGTTTGGCAATGTTGACCAGCTCCGATGGCTCCGTTTCCGCCGGGTGAATTTTGACCACCAAATCGCGTTTTTCCTGACGCGCAAGGCGACTGGCGTGCCGGACGGCCTCTTCGTTGCGCAGATCGGCATTGAGCCACAGCTGCGTATCGTATGAGACCTGCAGCGGCAGAAAAATAAAACCACGTTGATGCCCAAGAACCCTGTCCTGAGAAATCTCAGCGATCAGCTTTTCACAAGGGTTGTTGCGCGCCTGCAGCGGCGGCTGGCGTTTTTCAGCTTCGTACCCGATCATCCATTGGGTGTGGAAATCCTCCGGCACG
It includes:
- the abiEi gene encoding type IV toxin-antitoxin system AbiEi family antitoxin, whose amino-acid sequence is MNRASALKKLTEWDKRGRYVFTLADLSKMFAEDSPKTLQAGLNRLVKEGILTRPVRGVYLFNLAHSGDSYAIEHIARALRRGEYNYVSLESALSEYGVISQIPIDRLTVMTTGRKGTYHTPFGTIEFTHTKRSQQDILAGMVQVNRPLRIATPECALRDLKRVGRNVHLVNEKALLNDK
- a CDS encoding nucleotidyl transferase AbiEii/AbiGii toxin family protein; the protein is MTNKANFVQLTELAMQGTGRAHMRPVIEKELLHYDILFCLDANGLLDQLTFQGGTSLRLCYGAPRFSEDLDFSGGVDFNSKQLQAMKTCLERYIGDRYGFEVSVKEPAELKDEPEYAGLNVDKWQVSITTAPERRDLPRQRIKIEVANIPSYSREPKALLANYEFLPDGYSDTLVLAESLDEIMADKLVSLVNTQRYVRNRDIWDLRWLKQQGAIVRMDWIKNKVSDYSVEDYSGKVATMLARLPDIIKGDAFRNEMARFIPQDVQERTLHKEKFFIFLTAEITGLLQQVQLGFH
- a CDS encoding glycosyltransferase family 25 protein; protein product: MKETIHWAAFSRIVYINLTHRRDRNVHMRRQLRELNAPKEKVIRFEGIKATPGAVGCVKSHIAVLEMAIAEGWEDVLILEDDFEFIRDGQSVARLNAWLKTLGAINWDVALLAANYQLVTPLKSIDYLIRVNRAWCSCAYRVKRHYFATLRENFRQSLAMLEQEDAPQHAVLDVNWWHLMMKDCWLGLYPCAGFQIPDKSDIENTVVDYRPLFFKPLDAIS